The genomic region ACATTTCAAAGTCACTCAAAAATAATCTCCGACaaccataaaatcaacaaaaatatGTGTGTTGATTGCCATCATATggatgaaacatttgaaataggagAGTTGGTATTTTTTTCATTGTAGCCTTGCAAGCAGTCATTCGTAAAGGCAATCAAATATGAAAAACTCGGTCCTCACTTTTAGAGGCCATATAAGGTCCAAAAGTAGGTAGTTGAGGTAGCGTATGAGTTATAATTACTAGATGAAAATAAAATGCATAATGTGTTTTATATATTCTAATTGAAGAGGGCACTGGGAAAGCATATTGAACCTTCCTCGAAGATACCTCCTCATCTTGGTCTCTAAGCCAGTCATAGagaccaaaaaaaatgaaattcaagAGAAAAACCATAACCAAGTACTTGATTAGATGGAATAATATTCTTACTAAGGATGCAACATGGGAAGGCCCACACTTTCTTGAATATCCAAGCTTTGAATTGCTCGAGGGAAAGATAAATTGGTTAGGTTagacttgtcatgtccccttttcatgTAACTCATGTCATGGATGGAAATGCACATTTATTGACTTTGAAACTTTCCTTGATATCACTTTTCATGTAGATCCTCCCCCTTTATCTTCCAAGTGTTGGTCTAAGTCCCCTAAAGGTCAAAGTATGAAAGCATAGTAAATCTCATGAGTTTGTCTAGGAAATTAGAGTGACAAAGTTAACCTTCCCAAAATGACTCCCTTCTCAATTTTACTTCTCTCTCTATCCCCATCAAGGTATTTAACCTTCCCCTACCACATCTCCCAACCATTACTTTCTTTTCACTCATCTCTTCATTGGTACTTTAGAGTTGTGCATGCCATCATCGATCTCTTTTGCCAACCCCTACCTTCAAACCGCATTCCTGTCATTTTTTATTACCCCTCTCAACCTACCACCGTTGGCATTATGAATATCATTAATGGATAAAAAatcaatgtggcttcatgtgggattccaaatggAATTGAAATTCATCCTAGCATACTTgaactacttgggtccatctagtaggacatgctaaaagggaaccaacaagcaccattataattggcatgcgtattattttttattttttttaaataaatcactGTCGGAATTATGACATCCTCCCAAATTTGCACCGATGACCAAACCGACAGACAAACAGCATCCTTGTCGGCTCATAGTTCCTGGCAAGCGTCAGAATTCCGATGCTAATCGACGAAATATCCGACGATAATGATGTATGTCCAATGACATTCTATTGTCGGACGCTCGTCGTAATCCTCATCGATACAAGTTCTTGGTAGGCGTCAGAATTCTGACATCCATCCGACAAAGATGCTCTATGCCCGACAACATTCTCTTGCTGGATGAGCGGTCATGGCTGCCGttagaagagttcaagatgtcatcggaattccgacgttAGCTGGCAAAAACAAGCAAAGAAAACaactatagttatatatatattttaaaatggaTGAAAACCCTAGACTAGAGCACCTAGCACCCCTATCCTACTATTTTGAGCCAGCCAAATACTCGGAAGATATATTTACATGCACTCTTGATTACATTTTCAATTATCTTCCAAAGTTTCAAAGACCTCTAAACTAGGACACTTAACACCCCTATCCTACATAAGAAACACTAGATTCTAGCACCCAAGTTCTTCTCTATATCTCCTTTCCAATATCCCTATTTAGTTTGATAATATCTCTATTTACACCAATATTAATCAACCCCATTTTACACATTTTTATCTTAATCAACTCATCTAATCTCAATTCTAACCATAGAGAATGTGTTTTGACTATATATATAGTACAATAAAGTCTTTGACTTTGTGAATATGTACTCCATTTGAATACATTAATGAGCATTGTTTTGTACCAAAAAAGATTATAATTATTATGGATGCATCATTACAATCAAAACCATGATATAATGTAAGTGTTAATACATGCACCTCCAATTGGTTGCATGCTATGCATGCAAAGAATTATACATAAGGAAAAATAATAACATCATGTATATAACATTGATCATGTCAAGTACTAGGTAAAATATAAGTATGTAATGACATACAAGTGAAAGGATAATGTGCCCCAAGGTTGTCTCCAACAAGAATACAATATGTAGGATGAAATCAAGGTGACTATCAATATGTAAGATAATGAAGAATGTATCATCTAATAATATGATAATCTAGGCAAATGGTATGCTTGAATGGTATAGTAACTTGAAGTGTTGATGCAATCAAGGTCGAAGGGTCCATAATGAACAATGTGACCTTGCAACCTTAACTTGTTGGAACACATCCATAGCAAGAAATAGAAACAACATACAAAGAAATATGCACACCATAGAGCCACAAGACACAAGATTTATCCTAGGAATCCCTCAAATGGAAAAACCCAACCTTAAAAGATTCATCCTCAATATATTAGATCTCAAATATTATTACATCTACCATTAGGGCTTCTAACATGTTAGGTTGCAACCCAGGATTACAGTAATCTCACACACAACCATCAAAGCACGACATCACCTTCGAAAACATATCTAGCTCCTCTGGAACTTGATGTTACCCTTGGCTCTATTAAACACTTCTCTACCCTCCTACTCTAGATCTCCTCTACCTTTTTTTATGCCTTTCAACAATACAAGTCTTTCTTATATACCATCTGCATCCCCTAGATTAATCCTCGTCAGTTATCCCTAAAACTAGACCTTATGTAATGTGTAGTTGGCCACCCCTCGGTCCTAAATCATCTCTTAACATAAAGTAACACCATGTGATTTTCAAGACAAGCTCTACTAGTCCCAATTCACCTCCACGCACTTCCTCTTGTTGGTGCGTGTGTCCATTCTCTAGCACATTATTCCAAAACAACAACCAATCAACCAATTTTCATTGTAACTAATTTGTCACTTCAAGCTTCCCACTCATAGTGGCTCCACTTTGAAAACTCTATAATATGGCATAACAAGTATCGACACATCCCCCTTCCAAATCAAGATCTCAACTAGCAGGTGCAATAGATGGTGACACTTTTATAAACGACTCTCTTAATCTGATAAACTAACACTATCTCCATTCTATCACCTTTGAATGTCTTTCCTGTAACTCTCCTCTCTAGTAACTTGATCCTAACATTCCTCCTTACAACCTCTACTTACCATCTAAACCCCAAGGCTACGACTTCCAACAATGATAAGGATCTCAAATCTTCTGGATGCTCCTACATTAAGTGTTGTTTATACCAACTTATAAAAAAATATGAAGATAGTTTATAAGGAATGTGAAGATAATTTACAAATATAGTGTCCATCATAATCGTGTAAATCATATATTGTTATGGTAATGAATGTGCCATTATATGTTTTATTAAAGAAGAGTGTCAATGTATCATGTAATCATCAATAATGTCAATTATTATGAGCGATATCAAGTCATGTCAAATGAAGTTGATTAGGATAAAAATATGCAAAATGATAAATACACACAagctatatacatacatatatttgatAAGTGTATGGAAATGGGGGCCCAAAAGGTGGTCAATAATCTCAATCTTGACATCACTCATCCCTAAAATCAATCTAAGTTCTTAAATATCTGACTCCCTATCTTGGTTCATGTATTTAAAATAGTGTGAAACTAATCTGGATTAGTGTCAAGCCTATAGATATGTACCACAGATTTTCAAGTCCAAATCATTGTATCCTTTTCCATTTGATCATTATGGGCCAACTAGAATGTGAGTTATTTGAATTGCATGGTATGATTTTGTATTTAAAGACTAACCCTAATAGAAATTAATCTTCTAGTCTATATCAAGCACCTCAGATTGAGATAGGAATTTATTGATCACTCTATGAAATTGAttacaaatagaaaaaaaataaaaaatcgatgATGACTTTTCGTCATCTAGTGAATCACATTGTATGCTTGTTTGATGTTCTCAAGCTCGATTACTATCATTGAATCAATTTATACAAGCATTGATAGAGGAGAACTTGACCCTTATGATTTAGTAGATTCTCCAAAGATATTTGTAAACACTTTATATTCTTATTAGATTACATGTGTCCATGATTATAACCTCAAGCTTTAAGTCTGAATGTACACAACAAATTCAAACTAAAACACACAAAGATCACCTCTACACCCCTAACTATAAACCTAGAAAATGTACCTTTAAATTTTACAGTAATAAcctattaaaaaataacaaaataaattttaaCATCTAAACAAACAGCTTTATTAATTTTATAACTAAATGAAAGTTAGGAACATTACTTTCAATGTTAAACATTTTATTACCCTAATATAACCATTTATATGAGAATAAAATGAAGTGAAAGCGGTCTATTCTCTTCCACGAGATTTGAACCTTTCAGAAAAAACGTTTTCAATATTCATTTCCTTTTTCAGCTTCCCCACCGCCCCAATATTCCCTtccatctttttccattttcttcccTGCTTTACAGATTATTCTAGACAGATCATCCTCCAGTGATACGTCATGCCCAAATTCCTCTGGCGCAACAGATGAACAAATTCTCCATTTTTCCTGCAACCCTACCGTTTATTCAACTTTTTTGATGACTTTATATTATTCCATCTCCTTTCGCTTCTGTTTCTACCCTCATCCACATCTTTTTGACCTGTTCATTATTCTTATTCAGCTCCTGCAGATCTTTATTCAGATTTAAGCTATTGCTCCATGGCATCACAAGTCTTTATAAGGAGGCACTCAGACAAAGGAAATTCATCAGCCAAGGTAAACAGAAATGTCCCCTGTTCTCAAAGTGCGCGTGGTGAAGGGAGAAGAATTAGTAGTCAGAGATTTCAGGAGCAGTGATCCTTATGTTATCCTCACCCTTGGCAAACATGTCCGTAATCTCTCTCCACTCTTTAATCTTTTTTACATTGATGTTGAATATAAAATGTAATAGGGTTTCTTCCCTCCCTCCATTCCCCTGTTTCAGGATTTAGGAAATTTAACCCGGTTTTTCTCACAGGTGCACAGAACCCGGGTGATGAAGGATAACCTCAATCCAGTTTGGAATGAAGAATTTACATTTCCTGTGGAAAATAAGAATGATTGTTTGCTCTCAGTGGTACGATCTCcttatttaaattgattttctgTGAATTGTTTGACGAATTGACATATACAAAAGATTTGAATATATAGAATAATTTAGCTATGAAACTAGTCATTTAGAGTAGTTTGTttccaaatcaaaatatgaaacgATTCTGAGAAGTGATGTTAATCATGATTTGCAGGAAGTGTGGGATAATGATGCTTTTGGACTGGATGACAAGATGGGAAATGCTACAATGGATCTGAAACCGCTTTTAGAGGAGAACATAAAAGATAAGAAGGTGGTGTCTCCCTGCAAGGAGAACTGCCTGTATAGAGATAGTAGCATCAAGCGTGTGCAAGGACCACCTGGCACAAAGGTGCAGGAAGCTTGCCTGAAGCTTCGTAATGCTGAATCTGGCATCTTGACCTTGAAATTCGAATTGCCTGCATAGACTTTGTTTTTCTCTCATATTCTTTTCTACAATGTTTGAAATTCGAATTGCCTCATTTTCCTGCTCTATTGTATGCATTCTTATTATCTATAAATGCCTGCAATACGCTTTGCATTTGCTTGCTTCAGGCCTGTCTGAATAGTTGAAACATGGCTACCATGCTTGTCTAAATAGTATAATCTATGGATGCTTTTCACAAAAGCCAGTTTACAAATTGGAGATATATTTTTCTTCAGAGTCACAAAGAAAATAGTCCTTATTTAGTGGAATCCTCTCTACTATCAAATCTTCAAAGTGGAATCTTTTTTTCATTCAGTGGAATCCTCTCTACCATCAAAATCTTTTCATATAAATAATTACGTCATATTTAATTCAGAATATAGTCCTTATTCAAAGAAATTCTCTCTGTACCAAAATTTCAAATGAAACTTTCTCTTATTTCAACAATTACTTCTTATTTAATTCAGAAAATAGTTCTTAAATGAAATTCTCTCCAACACCAAAATTTCAGTGGAAACTTCTTCCCATATCAACAACATTAGAACTATTTAATTCTTAAATATATTATACTTCGAATGAATATCCAATTTCATTTAAGTCATTTTTTAAATCACTTTATGAATGAGCATTTCTTTCACAAGTATTGTTCCATCATTTAGTAACATTTTCCTATAATGCCTTTTTGCAAACCCCACATCCTCACAATTCTATTCCAAATCTTACCTTTTAAAAATATGGTATtgcttaaaaaaattatatattctaaATAGTTGTGTTAAATGTtattattgaaaataaatataCTAATTGAATTACAAAAGACATATTGTGAGATGAGATGATATAATTGAAGATGGAATGACTTCCCAAATAAAGGTATGTTCATATAATTATGACATAATTAATATTGTGAGAGTTCTTATTATGTAAAAATCGTATAATAATTGTGACAATGTTGTAACAATGTAAAAGTGTCATAAAATGTGTGATTGTTAGTAAATTATGTCATGTGATAATGATATTATTAAACGTGGATATAAggttaaagattaaaaaaaataacttGCAAGATTTCATACCTTTGAGAACTTGAACCTTTTAATTATATGCAAAAATGTTGTAATTTGGATTGAGATTAATTAAGTTGACCTTTTAAAGTTACAAAATTGGAGaagaatatttttttatattattagtaaatgtgagtttttgaaaggaacctaaTCCTTATATAACAACGTAAAACAATATACAAGAAAGCCTTAGCATAAAAATAGAAGGAAACACAACCCCATGAGAAATAGagtgcaaaaataaaaataatagaaaaaagcACAAACTGCAATAGGCCAATAACAAACAAATAGTAACAACGAACTAGATTGAAGACAACTCTTTAAAACCACTGATCTCCTCCCACTCTTCCTTGAGACATTTCAAGTTATCTTTAATGACTTTATTGTCTAGGCCCGCGACCTCTTATCTTTTTCTACAATTATTGAGAATTAGTTCTTTTGCACATATCCCAAATAACTATTGACTTATTTCTCTTGAGAAAGCTTTTATTTAGCATGGAAATGATAGATATATAAACTTCAATAACATAGTTTTGCAAAGTTGATTCACTTTATTCAATTATGCCACTATAAATTCATTTTTGTTTTAACCTAGCTCATTCTATATTTTAGGTCATTAAtgttattaaatttaatattgagGTTACTAGTATTGGCTCAATCCTTTTTGAAAAAAACACTTTGATTTAGTTTTGAGATCATCAATGTTAACCTACATATAGAGGTAAAatcattctcatcttcatctttacatttttatttttgaatCGCTCAAGAATAGTGTTGTAAATTAAAGTTATCTTCAAGAGACTTGATCTCAGAGTCAAGACTCACAAGCTAAGAAAATGCCACTATCAATAGTTATTCTAGCAGCAATATTATTTACTTTCTCATCATGATTAAAATATTCCTTGGTAAGTTTGTCAAACTCAATATTAGAGGGATCACAAAATCCTAGAGCAACAAAATCAagggttttatttttttaatgggACTCGGATCAACTTCACAAACAAGATGGTGGATAATTGCATTATTAACAATAGGAAATTTGGTGGAGAGAGGAGACCTACTAAGACTATCATAGTAGTTAGTTTGGAAGAAAAGAGGTTGGGAGTAGTAGGGCTATGAATCAAAGGATATTTGGTGGGGATAAGGGGCCCACAAGGCTAGTCCTAGTAGTGGATATATCAACAAGGGGTTGGAAGCAAGTATTTTGGTGATAATGAAATTCAAAGAGGAATTGTCTTTTTCTACAAAAGGACGTGGGGTCCATAAGCtagaaggcaaattttatttctatagcatcgtaaattgtactcctttaattagGGAGTCTGATTTCACACTCTCTTGGCACTCACTTTAGTGTTCCTCACTTCTCTATACATTATAGGACCTTTTATAGCATTAATTTAATGTTTAATTCAAGAACATGATTTCTTTCTTATTTCTAATCtaatcacactcttatttgggcccttaattttaggtgtgccctttatttttcatcattttaattCATTATAAGTCCTATCCTATTTCAAATATCAAAACACTTTTTCAACAATTTAAATActatattttatcatataaattacaAGTCCAATAACAAGACCCTACTATCTCACGACCCTAAAAAATCAAGCCAAATTTGTCAAGGCAATGTCAGTTAACCCCATCGTCCAACACTTTTTTGCTAGACTTTTGGGATGATAAATTGTTGCTCTTGCCCTTTCCAAATGTATCCTCGATGCGAAATAATAATTCTAAGTCGATCTTTTATCAAAATAAAGTTAGTATTTCATATATAAGAAAGTTATTTCCTCAATTGTGATATCAATTGAAGAATACAACTTTATGATATCCTTGTGATGTGAAATTTTTGCCTTATGTGAACTTTCATATTTGCAAATTCAAGGATAAATTAGCAATATCAAGTcttcattaatatttatttatcgTGATGGAAGCTTCAAGAGATGTTCGAGGATGATACGTCCATTCACCGATAGATGATTGGCTTGCACCTCTCCCTGAGGGGTTgggtttgatttcatgttattctcACATAGTTGTAATTAAGCTTCATATTTGAGTTTTATTATTTCAAGTTATGTGATTCATATATTCTTGAGTTAATTCATGCTTCATATTTGATCATTTCATTAGGATTTACTCTATACACACTTGAGTGGGACTCTAGTTTATATTTTGTGCATCTTATCTCATAgaaatcttagacacacttaagattCAAAACATATACACTATTTTCAAATACAATATTGGATattttggaggtggaaatcaccaaaacaaggggttgactaaggtaaacccctatatagccacaaccacACCTCTTTGTTTTGCAAATTTGGCTACAGGTTTTTGATGGAGACTGAAGACTAGAATTGTTTAGGACCTAGAAACAAAGATCTAGTGCAAATGCAAATTTGGTCATAAAATACTTAGACTAGGGCACCTAGTGCTAGGCTCCCTACCTTCGTCTACTAGTACTAGGGAGCCTAGTGCTCTCCTCCCTCCAGTTTAGCTTCAAATTCGACATGACATAAGTACAAACTATCAAAATTCCAGATCCACTTCTAGTGCTCAGTAATTCATTAGTGAGACTAGGGCACTTAGAAACATTGTCCTTCTAGTTTCAACTCTTCTTTCAGGCATAGGTACATTTCCAAGTCTCTATTTCATTTCTATATCTATTTTATAGCTTCGACTACATTAGATAGTTGATTTAGTttatgtgttcatttatgcatgccTTGATCTAGttattttttaatcaaacaaaAAGTCTATCAAAGTAGTAAAACAATAGAGACCATAGGGGTTGCTTGACTCTCTTTGGATAAGATTTAGTCAAGCATACACCCCCTTTAGTGGTTCGTAATCCAATGTTTATCTAAAGGGCAGTTTGTGTCCTAGTTGAGTTGATAGCTAGTTCAGTCcattccttttttcattttggtaAACCTAACATACTTGCATCATTTTATTATTTGAAGTTTATTTCCTTTTTCATTTAAAaccaataaaaaaaaagaaaacattcatttTCATGCATTTGTATGTCTTTCATTATGTGTGTTTAGATTACATTTACATTTTACA from Cryptomeria japonica chromosome 3, Sugi_1.0, whole genome shotgun sequence harbors:
- the LOC131075098 gene encoding protein C2-DOMAIN ABA-RELATED 11 produces the protein MSPVLKVRVVKGEELVVRDFRSSDPYVILTLGKHVHRTRVMKDNLNPVWNEEFTFPVENKNDCLLSVEVWDNDAFGLDDKMGNATMDLKPLLEENIKDKKVVSPCKENCLYRDSSIKRVQGPPGTKVQEACLKLRNAESGILTLKFELPA